Within Actinomycetota bacterium, the genomic segment ATTCGGGAGAATAGGCACCATCTGTTCATGGCTTTGTCGGATATGAAGGGTCTTAAACCCTATCCTTCGCAGGCAAATTTTATACTGGTGGAGATCGAGCATCGGGATTGGGATTCAAAGAGACTTCAGAATGAGTTGGCGAGGAGGTGCCTCTTAATCCGCGATTGCGAATCTTTCCGCGGCCTTAGCAGGGGGTTTATCCGCTTGGCGATTCGAACCCGTGAGGAGAACGAAAAATTGATCGATGCTCTCAAGGAGATATTAAGTTCATGAAGATCAGTGTCCACTTATCACCGCGTAGGTGATAAGTAGGATGTTAATTTGCATTATGGGGGTTAAAATGTACAGATTAAAGCGAATATTGAAGACAATCGGTGATGTGGACAAGGAGGCAATGCATCTGGCGAGGGAAAGGCAAAACCAATTAACCAAACCAAGGGGTAGTTTAGGAGCTTTAGAAGAGATATCAATTAAAATTGCAGGTATAATGGGCAATCCATTACCGAAAATTGCCGATAAGGTCATCGTGGTTATGGCCGGAGACCATGGGGTGGTGGAAGAGAGAGTGAGTGCTTTCCCTCAGGAGGTAACGGTCCAAATGGTCTACAATTTCATTGAAGGAGGAGCCGGCATCAATGTCCTAGCTAGACATGTCGGTGCCAGGGTAGTCGTCGTGGACATCGGGGTAGCAAGTAGCATCAATAACCCTCGGGTCATCTCGCAAAAGGTAAGAGCCGGTACTGCGAATATTGCCCGAGGACCCGCGATGTTGAAGGGTGAGGCAATCGCCTCAATCGAAGCGGGAATAAGGATCGTCCAGGATGAAGTGGAAAAAGGTGTCAGCATCATCGGTACCGGGGATATGGGAATTGGCAACACCACCCCCAGCAGCGCTATATTGGCGGCTTTCACCGGTCTCCCCGTGGAAAAGGTCGTTGGCAGGGGTACCGGTATTGATGACCATCGATTGAGTTTGAAGATCAGGGTCATTGAGGAGGCATTGGAGGTAAATCAACCCGACCCCGATGATCCTTTGGATGTCTTGACCAAAGTAGGGGGCTTAGAGATTGGAGGACTCGCTGGTTGTATCCTCGGTGCAGCTGCTCTTAAGATACCCGTGGTAATCGATGGGTTTATCTCCGGAGCCGCGGCTTTGATAGCCAGCAGAATTGCTCCAAAATCCGTGGGATATATGGTCGCCTCCCATGTATCGGCGGAACAGGGGCACAAGATAATGCTCGATGTATTGGGCTTAAAACCCATGCTCTATATGGATATGCGTTTGGGTGAGGGAACGGGAGCTGCCCTTGGAATGAGCATTGTCGAGGCCGCCTGTAAGATTTTGTCCGAGATGGCCACCTTCGGTGAAGCTGGGGTATCGGAATCAATCGATGATTAATTCATTCCTTCACGCTTTGAAGTTTTTAACCATATTTCCCATTCCCGAGCCTAAAAGGCAGGATCTTAAAAGCCTGGGAAGATCCACAACATTTTTCCCATTGGTTGGATTGCTTTTGGGTTTAATTTTGGTCGCATTTAATTTTCTCCTTTCCTACTTTCTGCCGCACCGAGTGGTAAATTTTCTCTTAGTAATCTCGTTAATCATCCTCACTCGGGGGATTCATCTCGATGGATTGGCAGATAGCGCAGATGGTTTTTTGGTGGGGGGCCAAAAAGACGAGATACTGAAAATCATGAGGGATACTCGAATAGGTACCTTTGGGATAACCGCCTTGTTTCTCATTTTGTTGCTTAAATTCCTTTTGTTGGACTCACTTCCCAATGAGATCAAAAACTTTGCTTTGATTACGATGCCCTCGCTGGGGCGATGGTCCACGGTTTATGCCGCTTTTCTATACCCCGCAGCTCGAGGGGATGGTCTGGGGAAGATATTCATCGATAATACCAAATCATTTGAGCTTTTTGTTGCCTCATCAATCTCGTTATTGATTGGTATACTCTGCTTCAAATGTGGATCGATCCATGTTTTTGCCGGTCTGTTGCTGTTTACAACGGCCATCGCTCACTTTATGTCGAAAAGGATTTCGGGCATGACGGGAGATACGCTTGGGGCTATAACGGAACTTTCCGAGGTTTGGATATTGCTAACAATTTTGGTATCATTTAGCCACTAGCAAGCGACCTCGAATAGGGGATAATCAGGTGTTACGGGTATTTCTCATTCGGCACGGCGAGACCCAGTGGAATGTGGAATCGAAATATCTCGGTTCCACGGATTTAGGGCTGACTGAAAGAGGGAAACACCAGACTTTAGTTTTAGCCAGGAGACTTAGGGGAGAATCCTTGAATTCAATCTATTCCGGTTCTTCAAAACGAGC encodes:
- the cobT gene encoding nicotinate-nucleotide--dimethylbenzimidazole phosphoribosyltransferase, whose amino-acid sequence is MYRLKRILKTIGDVDKEAMHLARERQNQLTKPRGSLGALEEISIKIAGIMGNPLPKIADKVIVVMAGDHGVVEERVSAFPQEVTVQMVYNFIEGGAGINVLARHVGARVVVVDIGVASSINNPRVISQKVRAGTANIARGPAMLKGEAIASIEAGIRIVQDEVEKGVSIIGTGDMGIGNTTPSSAILAAFTGLPVEKVVGRGTGIDDHRLSLKIRVIEEALEVNQPDPDDPLDVLTKVGGLEIGGLAGCILGAAALKIPVVIDGFISGAAALIASRIAPKSVGYMVASHVSAEQGHKIMLDVLGLKPMLYMDMRLGEGTGAALGMSIVEAACKILSEMATFGEAGVSESIDD
- the cobS gene encoding adenosylcobinamide-GDP ribazoletransferase translates to MINSFLHALKFLTIFPIPEPKRQDLKSLGRSTTFFPLVGLLLGLILVAFNFLLSYFLPHRVVNFLLVISLIILTRGIHLDGLADSADGFLVGGQKDEILKIMRDTRIGTFGITALFLILLLKFLLLDSLPNEIKNFALITMPSLGRWSTVYAAFLYPAARGDGLGKIFIDNTKSFELFVASSISLLIGILCFKCGSIHVFAGLLLFTTAIAHFMSKRISGMTGDTLGAITELSEVWILLTILVSFSH